The DNA region TGGCGCAGTTGGCGCATTGCGCCCGCCGCAGTGATATTTTAGTGCACGACACCCAATTTTTTGAACACGAGATGGTGGGTAAATACCATTGGGGCCATTGCACCGTGGAAGATGCGCTGGAAGTGGCCCGGTTGGCCGAGGTAAAACACCTGGTGCTATTTCATCACAACCCTGACCACTCCGATACTGAAATAGACACCAAACTGGCTTTAGGCCGGGATTTAAGCGCCGGCGATGCTTTTGAGGTGAGCGCCGCCACCGAAGGCTGGTACACAAACATGGACAAAAAGGAAGAAACCGGATGATTCGCGTGCAGCTTTGGGGCACCAGAGGCTCAATTACCACGCCGGGCCAGGCCAACCTGTATTACGGCGGTGAAACTCCGTGCATTGAACTCATTGGCGTTTCAAACCACAACCCCGGAGCGGTGACCCAGTCGGGCAATCCGTATCTTATCCTGGATGGCGGTTCTGGCTTGACCGCGCTGCAAACAGCGTTAATGGCCGGCGCTTGTGGTCGCGGTCAGGGTGAACTACATTTTCTTATCAGCCATTATCACTGGGATCACGTGATTGGTTTGCCCTTTTTTTTGCCCATATTTGTGCCGGGCAATCGCATTACCTTTTATGGCGACTCGGTAGAAAACCTTCGCTCAACCATTGAGCGACTATTTACCTCTAACTATTCCCCGCTCAAGGGCACCCAAAATCTGTCTGCCAATTTGGACTATCGGCCGGTGACTCTGGACCAAGATATGGACATCGCCGGGTTTCGGGTGCAAGCCACGCCACACCAACATCCGGGTAAAGTGTTAACTTATCGGGTTCAATATGGTAACGCGGTGCTGGTCTACTCCACCGACTACGGCATTGGTAACCCGGCCATTGATAACAAATTGCTAAAGTTGGCTCAAAACGCCAACCTCTGGATTATGGATGCCATGTATACCCCGGAACTGCGCCAGGAGCGGGAAGATTGGGGCCACAGTACCCATTTGGAAGCGGTGCAATTGGCCGTGGAAGCGGAGGTAGAACGAGCAGTTTTATTCCATCATTCACCCGGCCATAACGACCGGACGCTGGCCCAAATGGAACGCGAGGCTATGGAAATAGCCGCCGGCACGCCAACCCGGGTACTGATGGCCCGTGACGGAATGGTGCTGGAGGTGGGCCGCTGAATGAATTGGACCATGCCGCAACGCAGCAACAGCCCTATATACCGGCAAATAACACTCGGCATGTGCCGCCCGCCCACAGA from Anaerolineae bacterium includes:
- a CDS encoding MBL fold metallo-hydrolase; protein product: MIRVQLWGTRGSITTPGQANLYYGGETPCIELIGVSNHNPGAVTQSGNPYLILDGGSGLTALQTALMAGACGRGQGELHFLISHYHWDHVIGLPFFLPIFVPGNRITFYGDSVENLRSTIERLFTSNYSPLKGTQNLSANLDYRPVTLDQDMDIAGFRVQATPHQHPGKVLTYRVQYGNAVLVYSTDYGIGNPAIDNKLLKLAQNANLWIMDAMYTPELRQEREDWGHSTHLEAVQLAVEAEVERAVLFHHSPGHNDRTLAQMEREAMEIAAGTPTRVLMARDGMVLEVGR